One Methylomonas sp. LL1 DNA window includes the following coding sequences:
- a CDS encoding tetratricopeptide repeat protein: protein MGAVMAAITRIIYFCMLCLPVQLVWAETADAIKQMAEQGNSLAQAKLASLYLLGRDGVDKNEDLAADWMEKSANQGVVDAQVVMGALYDRGIGVVADRDKATKWYEKAAAQGHGTSLAILGKNEAAKGSVQFNYQAMRLSAARSIPMEYAKRFLTGK from the coding sequence TTGGGGGCTGTCATGGCTGCGATCACTCGAATCATCTATTTTTGTATGTTATGTCTGCCGGTTCAGCTTGTGTGGGCGGAGACTGCCGATGCAATTAAGCAAATGGCCGAACAAGGCAACTCACTAGCGCAAGCCAAACTGGCTTCTTTATATCTGCTCGGCAGGGATGGTGTGGACAAGAATGAGGACTTGGCGGCGGATTGGATGGAAAAATCCGCTAATCAAGGCGTCGTCGATGCTCAAGTGGTGATGGGTGCCTTGTATGATCGCGGTATCGGCGTGGTTGCCGATCGGGATAAGGCAACAAAATGGTATGAAAAAGCCGCGGCGCAAGGGCATGGCACATCATTGGCCATTCTGGGTAAAAACGAAGCCGCCAAAGGCAGTGTGCAGTTTAATTATCAGGCAATGCGCCTTAGTGCGGCGCGTTCGATCCCGATGGAATATGCGAAAAGATTTTTAACAGGTAAGTAA
- a CDS encoding thermonuclease family protein: protein MAALLPAILHADVFEWVDGHGRHHYSDRKQEQARILPVDRGVSYLVVEKVFDGDTILLSNGQKVRLLGVNTPEVAGRNKNAEAGGEQAKAWLKSRLEHHKVRLEADVEKQDKYQRTLAHVFGEDKLHINLELVRRGLATVSIYPPNLKYVDALLKAQQGAEQARLGIWRDSVYMPQAFDALTADNYKGWKRITGPIQGVKQTRKYSYLRFSDRVAVRIENASLNLFPVLQSYVGKSVEARGWVIRQKDRFVVPVRHPGEFKILRPAG, encoded by the coding sequence GTGGCAGCTTTGTTACCGGCAATCTTGCATGCCGATGTGTTTGAATGGGTCGATGGCCACGGCCGGCATCACTATTCCGACCGCAAGCAAGAGCAAGCAAGGATTTTACCAGTTGATCGCGGCGTTTCTTATCTTGTCGTGGAAAAAGTATTCGATGGCGATACCATTTTGTTGAGCAACGGTCAAAAGGTCAGATTGCTGGGAGTCAATACGCCGGAAGTGGCGGGCCGCAACAAAAATGCCGAAGCAGGGGGCGAGCAAGCCAAGGCTTGGTTGAAAAGCCGTTTGGAACATCATAAAGTCCGATTGGAAGCCGATGTGGAAAAACAGGATAAATATCAGCGCACTCTGGCACATGTGTTTGGCGAAGATAAACTGCATATCAATCTGGAGTTGGTTCGGCGTGGGTTGGCCACGGTGAGTATTTATCCGCCAAATTTGAAATATGTTGATGCATTACTGAAAGCGCAGCAGGGTGCCGAGCAGGCTCGCCTGGGAATATGGCGCGATTCGGTGTACATGCCGCAGGCATTCGATGCATTAACCGCGGATAATTACAAAGGCTGGAAACGGATAACAGGACCAATACAGGGAGTCAAACAGACCCGCAAATACAGCTACTTGCGGTTTTCCGATCGGGTTGCCGTGCGGATCGAAAATGCATCGTTGAATTTATTTCCGGTTTTACAGAGCTATGTGGGTAAAAGTGTCGAAGCTCGGGGTTGGGTGATCAGGCAAAAAGATCGCTTTGTTGTGCCGGTCCGCCACCCTGGCGAATTTAAAATTCTTCGGCCCGCAGGTTGA
- a CDS encoding DUF2288 domain-containing protein: MTDSGSELEKAKVNLETSQIPWPELQRFFAAGLAIAVDKQLDLIEVAYQFSIDNKALVENWLKHNLVGPVSDQQAKDWYNDKTEVWAVVVKPWILVQDPNTRR; the protein is encoded by the coding sequence ATGACAGACAGCGGCAGCGAACTGGAAAAAGCCAAGGTCAACCTGGAAACCTCGCAAATCCCTTGGCCGGAATTACAACGTTTCTTCGCCGCCGGCCTGGCGATTGCCGTCGACAAGCAATTGGACTTGATCGAAGTGGCTTATCAGTTTTCTATCGACAATAAAGCGTTGGTGGAAAACTGGCTCAAACACAATCTCGTTGGGCCGGTCTCCGATCAGCAAGCTAAGGACTGGTATAACGATAAAACCGAGGTCTGGGCGGTTGTGGTGAAACCCTGGATACTGGTACAAGACCCCAACACCCGCCGCTGA
- the gltX gene encoding glutamate--tRNA ligase encodes MSIRTRFAPSPTGYLHVGGARTALFSWLYARKHGGKFILRIEDTDLERSSQESVNAILEGMTWLGLEYDEGPFYQTHRFDRYKEVIQQLLDQGDAYYCYCSREELDALREQQMADKEKPRYNGKCRHGASGDGERVVRFKNPEQGEVVIDDLVKGRIVVANKELDDLIIARSDGTPTYNLTVVVDDMDMGVTHVIRGDDHVNNTPRQINILKALGAQLPVYAHVPMILGSDGARLSKRHGAVSVMQYRNDGYLPEALLNYLVRLGWSHGDQELFSIDEMIQFFELEKVNVSASTFNTEKLIWLNHQYIMSSDPARVAHHLSWHLGERGIDPTCGPALVDLVKAQRERCKTLVDMAEESLYFYRDFDTYDEKAVKKNFKAGVDEILQHLWSRFDALTGWEAEALHQVVLDSAEQLQLNMGKVAQPLRVAVCGCAVSPAIDVTLCLLGKEKTLDRIARAIEFIKNN; translated from the coding sequence ATGAGTATAAGAACCCGCTTTGCCCCCAGTCCCACCGGCTATTTACATGTCGGTGGCGCCAGAACCGCCTTGTTTTCCTGGTTATATGCCCGTAAGCACGGCGGCAAATTTATTTTGCGCATCGAGGATACCGATCTGGAGCGTTCCAGCCAGGAATCGGTGAATGCAATTTTGGAAGGCATGACTTGGTTGGGATTGGAGTATGACGAAGGCCCGTTTTATCAAACCCATCGTTTCGATCGCTACAAGGAGGTGATTCAGCAATTGTTGGATCAGGGCGATGCTTATTATTGCTATTGCAGCCGCGAAGAATTGGATGCCTTACGCGAGCAGCAAATGGCCGATAAGGAAAAGCCGCGTTACAACGGTAAGTGCCGTCATGGAGCGAGCGGCGATGGTGAACGAGTAGTTCGTTTCAAGAATCCCGAGCAAGGCGAGGTGGTGATCGATGACCTGGTAAAAGGCCGTATCGTGGTAGCGAATAAGGAACTGGACGATTTAATCATCGCCCGTTCCGACGGTACGCCGACCTATAATCTGACCGTGGTGGTCGACGATATGGACATGGGCGTGACCCATGTGATTCGTGGCGACGACCATGTCAATAATACGCCGCGTCAGATCAATATCTTGAAAGCCTTGGGCGCGCAATTGCCGGTTTATGCGCATGTGCCGATGATTCTGGGTTCGGATGGGGCGCGTTTGTCCAAGCGTCACGGCGCGGTTAGCGTGATGCAGTATCGCAACGACGGTTATTTACCCGAGGCTTTGCTGAATTATCTAGTGCGCTTGGGCTGGTCGCATGGCGATCAGGAGTTGTTCAGTATCGACGAAATGATTCAGTTTTTTGAGCTGGAAAAAGTCAATGTGTCGGCCTCGACCTTCAATACCGAAAAGCTGATATGGCTGAATCATCAATACATCATGAGCAGTGATCCGGCCCGTGTCGCGCATCACTTAAGCTGGCATCTGGGGGAGAGGGGCATCGATCCTACCTGTGGGCCGGCATTGGTTGACTTGGTCAAGGCGCAACGGGAGCGCTGCAAAACTTTGGTCGATATGGCGGAGGAAAGTCTTTATTTCTATCGCGATTTCGATACCTATGACGAAAAGGCGGTCAAGAAGAACTTCAAAGCCGGTGTCGATGAGATATTGCAACATCTGTGGAGCCGATTCGATGCATTGACGGGATGGGAGGCCGAAGCCTTGCATCAGGTGGTACTGGACAGTGCCGAGCAATTGCAATTGAATATGGGTAAGGTGGCTCAACCTTTACGCGTTGCTGTCTGTGGTTGTGCTGTGTCGCCGGCTATCGATGTGACATTGTGTCTGTTGGGTAAAGAGAAAACCTTGGACAGAATCGCGCGTGCGATAGAATTTATAAAAAATAACTAG
- the purM gene encoding phosphoribosylformylglycinamidine cyclo-ligase, with protein MSSQQHDRLNYKSAGVDIEAGNALVDRIKPIAARTRNAGVMAGLGGFGSLFELPLDRYKNPVLVSGTDGVGTKLKLALDLNLHNTVGIDLVAMCVNDIVVQGAEPLFFLDYFATGKLEVDTAAAVIEGIGKGCEQAGAALVGGETAEMPGMYSDGDYDLAGFCVGIVEKDRIIDGDKVKVGDKLIGISSSGPHSNGYSLIRKIIERSGLALTDSVNGKPLGETLLTPTRIYVKPLLELLKSVDIHAMAHITGGGITENLPRVLPNDLSAKIDLSAWQLPEIFVWLQQQGNVDLADMLITFNCGVGMIVCVDAADENTAVSLLNELGETAFSIGEIIPAADGKRVIYC; from the coding sequence TTGAGCTCACAACAGCACGATCGCCTGAATTATAAGAGTGCGGGCGTCGACATTGAAGCCGGCAATGCTTTAGTCGACCGCATCAAACCTATCGCGGCCAGAACCCGTAATGCCGGCGTCATGGCCGGACTTGGCGGCTTTGGCTCGCTGTTCGAATTGCCGCTGGACCGCTATAAAAACCCAGTATTAGTCTCAGGTACCGATGGCGTCGGCACAAAATTAAAGCTGGCGCTGGATCTTAATCTGCATAACACGGTTGGCATAGACCTGGTCGCCATGTGCGTCAACGACATCGTCGTTCAAGGCGCCGAACCGCTGTTTTTTCTGGATTATTTCGCCACCGGCAAACTGGAGGTCGACACGGCCGCGGCGGTAATCGAAGGCATAGGCAAAGGCTGTGAACAAGCCGGCGCCGCGCTGGTGGGTGGTGAAACCGCCGAAATGCCCGGCATGTACAGCGATGGCGATTATGACCTGGCCGGTTTTTGCGTCGGTATCGTCGAAAAGGACCGCATTATCGACGGCGACAAGGTCAAGGTCGGCGACAAATTGATCGGCATATCCTCTTCCGGCCCGCATTCCAATGGCTATTCACTGATCCGTAAAATCATCGAGCGTAGCGGACTAGCATTGACCGATAGCGTCAACGGCAAACCACTCGGCGAAACCCTGCTGACTCCCACGCGTATCTATGTAAAGCCGCTGCTGGAATTATTGAAAAGCGTCGACATACATGCCATGGCCCACATCACCGGCGGCGGCATTACCGAAAACTTACCCCGCGTATTGCCGAACGATTTGAGCGCCAAAATCGATTTATCGGCTTGGCAGCTGCCGGAAATTTTTGTTTGGTTGCAACAGCAAGGCAATGTGGATTTGGCCGACATGCTAATCACCTTCAACTGTGGTGTTGGCATGATAGTCTGCGTGGATGCGGCCGATGAAAACACTGCCGTATCACTACTTAATGAACTGGGCGAAACCGCCTTTAGTATCGGCGAGATCATCCCGGCCGCGGACGGCAAACGCGTCATTTACTGCTAA
- a CDS encoding DUF2066 domain-containing protein, which translates to MFWLVFLLACLPVETPRAVEVTGLYEIELIANSQSAADRELAIKQALYGVLSRVLVSEDISKIPAVQQVLSGAQHYVKQFQYSLIAADEYSDSDARLIRVEFDEDQLLEVMRKSQVGIWSEIRPQTLVWLVVDEDGKRQFFNSDAMADFESALALASKVKGVPIMFPMLDLEEQQRISVSEVLGADSRNLLAVSARYEVPAVMAGRVVKKDQCWQGEWAFYFDGKIKQWNSDCLPLKAAMLDGMQGAYTVLSNYYGIKP; encoded by the coding sequence GTGTTTTGGCTAGTATTTTTGCTGGCTTGTCTGCCTGTCGAAACACCCCGTGCCGTCGAGGTAACAGGCCTGTACGAAATCGAGCTGATTGCCAACAGCCAGTCCGCCGCCGATAGGGAGTTGGCGATCAAGCAGGCTTTGTATGGTGTGCTGAGCCGGGTGTTGGTTTCCGAAGATATTTCCAAAATTCCCGCTGTGCAACAGGTGTTAAGCGGCGCACAGCATTATGTCAAACAATTCCAATACTCGTTGATCGCGGCCGATGAATATTCCGACAGCGACGCGCGCCTGATTCGGGTGGAATTCGACGAGGATCAGTTGCTGGAAGTGATGCGCAAGAGTCAGGTTGGTATCTGGAGCGAAATCAGGCCGCAAACCCTAGTTTGGTTGGTGGTGGACGAAGACGGCAAGCGGCAGTTTTTTAACAGCGATGCGATGGCGGATTTCGAAAGTGCGTTGGCGCTGGCGTCGAAAGTGAAGGGCGTGCCGATCATGTTTCCAATGCTGGATCTGGAGGAACAACAACGAATTTCGGTCAGCGAAGTATTGGGCGCCGATTCCAGAAATTTGTTGGCGGTTTCGGCGCGCTATGAAGTACCGGCGGTGATGGCGGGTCGAGTAGTGAAAAAAGACCAATGCTGGCAGGGAGAATGGGCCTTTTATTTCGACGGAAAAATCAAACAATGGAATAGCGATTGCCTGCCGCTGAAGGCGGCTATGTTGGACGGCATGCAGGGGGCTTACACCGTACTGTCTAACTACTATGGGATTAAGCCTTAG
- a CDS encoding HvfX family Cu-binding RiPP maturation protein → MDHKTFSGLMALVIERAPAIVRLVRRACDRARYLDFLAPLLLRLYLAPVFWMAGTKKFANFSDTADWFGNSEWGLGLPMPYLLVFLVALLETLGALFLLFGFATRLMSLPLMVIMVFAALTTHWSNGWLAVATGSGIFANDRTMGAMERLEQAKQILQSQGDYQWLTEHGNLVVLNNGIEFAATYFVMLLVLFFIGGGRFISVDYWLVRKYFND, encoded by the coding sequence ATGGATCATAAAACTTTTTCTGGATTAATGGCGCTTGTGATAGAACGGGCGCCCGCTATCGTAAGATTGGTTAGGCGTGCTTGCGATCGGGCCAGATATCTGGATTTTCTGGCGCCGTTGCTATTGCGCTTGTATCTGGCGCCGGTTTTTTGGATGGCGGGAACCAAGAAATTCGCCAATTTTTCCGATACCGCCGACTGGTTCGGCAATAGCGAATGGGGCTTGGGCTTGCCGATGCCTTATTTATTGGTGTTTTTGGTCGCCTTGTTGGAAACCCTGGGCGCGTTATTTCTGTTGTTTGGTTTTGCGACCCGTTTGATGTCATTGCCTTTGATGGTCATCATGGTATTTGCGGCGCTGACCACGCATTGGAGCAATGGTTGGCTGGCGGTTGCGACCGGCAGCGGTATTTTTGCCAATGATAGGACCATGGGCGCCATGGAGCGTCTGGAGCAGGCCAAGCAAATCCTGCAATCGCAGGGCGATTATCAATGGCTGACAGAGCATGGCAATCTGGTGGTTCTAAATAACGGTATCGAATTCGCCGCGACCTACTTTGTGATGCTGCTGGTATTGTTTTTTATCGGCGGCGGGCGCTTTATCAGCGTCGATTATTGGTTGGTCCGAAAATATTTTAATGACTGA
- a CDS encoding OmpA family protein, with protein MQKFLTLSAALTAALVSGCATQSSNTFQPFQANDLNAQVQSGLLVQKTNSFFVLNDSSSSTGKTYLNSAEYSGTKLDVEKNLLHKFNKSIPSIPLTSGLRSFGMGPCTDWHETKLNQPVQQYTAGSFESAITTMTCSSGGTPLAEALTAAKPDLGAESGNIALIVFSDGMDETNPVPAAQALKAQYGDKLCIYTVWVGNQNDAIGRDSLQQIADVSSCGMATDVNTISSPAGMSDFVKTVFLKPGTPIPDCSKLDDDKDGVNNCQDKCPNTLPGVEVSIHGCWILDVKFDNDKDIIKPAYYQKLDRAAEIIKKFPNESFEVQGHTSKTGSYEHNMDLSERRALAVKKYLTKNNPSTNISSKGYGWNNPIDTNETAEGQANNRRVQLEVNGQPQQPLRK; from the coding sequence ATGCAAAAGTTCCTCACCCTTTCCGCGGCACTGACAGCCGCACTCGTATCCGGTTGCGCCACGCAATCGAGTAACACTTTTCAGCCGTTTCAAGCAAACGATCTGAATGCTCAAGTTCAATCCGGCTTGTTAGTTCAAAAAACCAACAGTTTTTTCGTATTGAATGACTCATCGTCATCAACAGGCAAAACCTACCTGAATTCCGCTGAATACAGCGGCACCAAATTGGATGTTGAAAAAAATCTGCTGCACAAATTTAACAAATCCATTCCATCCATTCCGCTGACTTCAGGTTTGCGCAGTTTCGGCATGGGACCTTGCACGGACTGGCACGAAACCAAGCTGAATCAACCCGTACAGCAATATACAGCGGGTAGCTTCGAAAGCGCCATTACCACAATGACTTGCTCAAGTGGCGGTACTCCATTGGCTGAAGCCTTGACTGCCGCCAAGCCTGACTTGGGCGCGGAGTCAGGCAACATTGCTCTGATTGTGTTTAGCGACGGCATGGACGAAACCAACCCGGTACCCGCCGCGCAAGCACTGAAAGCGCAATATGGCGATAAATTATGCATTTACACCGTATGGGTGGGTAATCAAAACGATGCCATCGGCAGAGATAGCCTGCAACAGATTGCCGACGTATCCAGTTGCGGCATGGCAACCGATGTCAACACGATTTCCAGCCCCGCTGGCATGAGTGATTTCGTCAAAACCGTATTCCTCAAACCCGGCACCCCCATCCCGGACTGCTCAAAACTGGATGATGACAAAGACGGCGTCAACAACTGCCAGGACAAATGCCCTAACACGCTGCCAGGCGTCGAAGTCAGCATTCATGGCTGCTGGATTCTTGACGTGAAATTTGACAACGACAAAGATATTATCAAACCCGCGTATTACCAAAAACTGGATAGAGCGGCCGAGATTATCAAAAAATTCCCAAATGAATCTTTCGAAGTTCAAGGCCACACCAGCAAAACAGGTTCATACGAACATAACATGGATCTGTCGGAGCGTCGTGCATTGGCGGTTAAGAAGTACCTGACCAAAAACAACCCTTCCACCAACATCTCATCTAAAGGTTATGGCTGGAACAACCCAATCGATACCAATGAGACTGCGGAAGGCCAAGCCAATAACCGCCGCGTTCAATTGGAAGTGAATGGTCAGCCACAACAACCGTTGAGAAAGTAA
- a CDS encoding DUF1415 domain-containing protein, which yields MTDQQIINATRTWLSSFIIAFNICPFAQREQQRNSIRYQVAQTDRMETALENLIDECTHLDAHPETETTLLILPNGFSDFDDYLDMLAVAEQLLVEQGYEGIYQLASFHPDYRFEMASETDDENDPANYTNRSPYPMLHIIRETSMEHAIAHYPDPENIPARNIKLTRELGLEKLQAILAACYLE from the coding sequence ATGACTGATCAACAGATTATTAACGCCACCCGAACCTGGCTTAGCTCATTCATCATCGCCTTCAATATTTGTCCATTTGCGCAGCGCGAACAGCAGAGAAATAGCATCCGTTATCAGGTTGCACAAACAGATCGCATGGAAACCGCATTGGAAAATTTAATAGACGAATGCACTCATCTTGACGCACACCCTGAAACGGAAACCACGCTGCTGATTTTACCGAACGGATTTAGCGATTTTGACGATTATCTGGACATGCTGGCTGTCGCCGAGCAATTATTGGTTGAACAAGGTTATGAAGGCATTTATCAACTGGCCAGCTTTCATCCAGACTATCGTTTTGAAATGGCCAGCGAAACGGATGATGAAAACGATCCCGCCAATTACACCAACCGCTCCCCCTATCCGATGCTGCACATCATCAGGGAAACCAGCATGGAGCACGCGATAGCACACTACCCGGACCCGGAAAATATCCCAGCCCGCAATATCAAACTGACCCGCGAACTGGGCTTAGAAAAATTGCAGGCTATTTTGGCGGCCTGCTATTTGGAATAG
- a CDS encoding TPR end-of-group domain-containing protein: MSLLSSFKKRSTLDAAIKQVAQARKSDAGKAEQLYKSAYQGFASVIADNLMFSEALYHWGFALLHEARAKPPLEAIEIYEDAISKFSFCLLTSPNYLGAAIDGGVAFMELARISPDDGKAGLYGLAEDFFEKAGKIQKGSAAYNLACIYALRGDEEACQQALRQAKEFGSLPDETNIMRDEDMENVKQAQWFTEFMDAVRAQPEPVREKLTDVEISGEPKFKLKKSEDFDYYSK; encoded by the coding sequence ATGTCACTTTTGAGTTCATTTAAGAAGCGTTCAACCCTGGATGCCGCCATCAAGCAAGTGGCGCAGGCCCGTAAAAGCGATGCCGGCAAGGCCGAGCAATTGTATAAAAGTGCTTATCAAGGTTTTGCCAGCGTGATTGCCGACAATTTGATGTTCTCCGAAGCCTTGTATCACTGGGGATTTGCCTTGTTGCACGAAGCCAGGGCCAAGCCGCCGCTCGAGGCTATCGAAATTTACGAAGATGCGATTTCCAAGTTTTCATTCTGTTTGCTGACATCGCCCAATTATCTGGGCGCGGCAATTGATGGCGGCGTGGCGTTCATGGAGTTGGCCCGTATCAGTCCGGATGACGGAAAGGCCGGCTTATATGGTTTGGCGGAAGATTTTTTCGAAAAAGCCGGCAAGATTCAAAAAGGCAGCGCGGCCTATAATCTGGCTTGTATTTACGCGTTGCGCGGAGATGAAGAGGCTTGTCAACAAGCCTTGCGGCAAGCCAAGGAATTTGGCAGTTTGCCGGACGAAACCAATATCATGCGGGACGAGGATATGGAAAACGTCAAGCAGGCGCAATGGTTTACCGAATTCATGGACGCGGTGCGCGCTCAACCCGAGCCGGTTCGGGAAAAATTGACCGATGTCGAGATAAGCGGCGAGCCCAAGTTCAAATTGAAAAAATCCGAAGACTTTGATTACTATTCCAAATAG
- a CDS encoding DEAD/DEAH box helicase: protein MLFSDLELSEQLLKAVAEQGYLTPTPIQDKAIPVILQGRDVLAGAQTGTGKTAGFTLPLLQLLQNQPIPQKPRPVRVLILTPTRELAMQVYESVRTYGRHLPFFAEAIFGGVSINPQIQKIQRGADIVVATPGRLLDLIHQQHLDLSRVEHFVLDEADRMLDMGFIRDIRKIIALLPPKRQNLLFSATYAPEISALAEQILHDPVEIAVARKNAAADTVSQLVYPIKREYKRELLSYLIGNGNWRQVLVFVRTKHGADRLSKQLIKDGIRCAALHGDKSQGARVRALEDFKSGNITALIATDIAARGLDIDQLPHVVNFDLPQVAEDYVHRIGRTGRAGADGQAISLVDQEEAYLLAAIEKLLKREIPRVADTGYEKVSLDMGASKPKTAQTPKPAPKPHAARSVRPAAKPGSARKPASRQRSANR, encoded by the coding sequence ATGTTATTTTCAGATTTGGAACTATCGGAACAGTTGCTTAAGGCTGTTGCCGAACAAGGCTATCTAACGCCTACGCCGATTCAGGATAAGGCCATTCCGGTTATTTTGCAAGGACGCGACGTGTTGGCGGGCGCGCAAACCGGTACCGGTAAAACCGCCGGTTTTACCTTGCCGTTGTTACAATTGTTGCAAAATCAACCGATTCCGCAGAAACCGCGCCCGGTGAGGGTGTTGATTCTGACGCCGACCCGCGAGCTGGCGATGCAGGTCTACGAGAGCGTCAGAACCTACGGCAGGCATTTGCCGTTTTTTGCCGAAGCCATATTCGGCGGTGTCAGTATCAATCCGCAGATCCAAAAAATACAGCGTGGCGCCGATATTGTGGTCGCCACGCCCGGCCGGTTATTGGATTTGATTCATCAACAGCATCTGGATTTGTCGCGAGTCGAGCATTTCGTACTGGATGAGGCTGACCGGATGCTGGACATGGGCTTCATCCGTGACATCCGCAAAATCATTGCTTTGTTGCCGCCCAAGCGGCAAAACCTGTTGTTTTCCGCTACCTATGCGCCGGAAATCAGCGCGTTGGCCGAACAAATTTTGCATGATCCGGTGGAAATCGCGGTTGCCAGGAAAAATGCGGCGGCCGATACTGTCTCGCAGTTGGTGTATCCGATCAAGCGTGAATATAAGCGCGAGCTGCTGTCGTATTTGATCGGCAATGGAAATTGGCGGCAGGTGTTGGTATTCGTCAGAACCAAGCACGGTGCCGACCGCTTGAGCAAACAGTTGATCAAGGACGGCATTCGTTGCGCTGCATTACACGGCGATAAAAGCCAAGGCGCGCGCGTGCGGGCCTTGGAAGATTTCAAGTCAGGCAATATCACGGCATTGATTGCGACCGATATTGCCGCCCGGGGTTTGGATATTGATCAATTGCCGCATGTGGTCAATTTTGACCTGCCGCAAGTGGCGGAAGATTATGTGCATCGCATCGGCCGAACCGGCCGGGCCGGCGCGGACGGCCAGGCCATTTCGCTGGTCGATCAGGAGGAAGCCTATTTGCTGGCGGCGATTGAAAAGCTGTTGAAGCGGGAAATTCCGCGAGTAGCCGATACCGGCTATGAAAAAGTATCGCTGGATATGGGGGCGAGCAAACCTAAAACAGCGCAAACTCCAAAGCCCGCGCCAAAACCACATGCCGCGCGATCGGTACGCCCCGCGGCAAAGCCGGGTTCGGCCAGGAAACCGGCTAGCCGCCAGCGTTCGGCGAATCGCTAG
- a CDS encoding cupin domain-containing protein, with translation MNISLASLFADIPRQLPDELCQTLFQNPTIRIERILSRGHHSAENAWYDQEQTEWVILLQGKARLGFADAEPVELNPGDYLLLPAHCKHRVEWTSSNPVCIWLAVHIADPKPSDSPNAGG, from the coding sequence ATGAACATCAGCCTCGCCTCCCTATTTGCCGACATTCCCCGACAATTACCCGATGAATTATGCCAAACCTTGTTTCAGAATCCTACCATCCGGATTGAACGCATTCTATCTAGGGGACACCATAGCGCGGAAAACGCCTGGTACGACCAAGAACAAACAGAATGGGTCATCCTATTGCAAGGTAAGGCCAGGCTCGGCTTTGCCGACGCCGAACCGGTCGAACTAAACCCCGGCGATTATCTGTTGCTCCCCGCGCATTGCAAACACAGGGTGGAATGGACCAGTAGCAACCCAGTTTGTATCTGGCTGGCGGTGCATATTGCCGACCCAAAGCCTAGCGATTCGCCGAACGCTGGCGGCTAG
- a CDS encoding PilZ domain-containing protein: protein MKSEKRIHQRIKPKGLQAGLIFNSENQEIALDADILDISYSGIRVKLKKPIATDMTGNIRINMILPESNAPFCVHGILKHQTADDECGLHYVDHIDGSIDDLMFECVELDETTVLIKTH from the coding sequence ATGAAATCCGAGAAACGCATTCACCAGCGTATCAAACCAAAAGGCTTACAAGCCGGGTTGATTTTCAATTCGGAAAACCAAGAAATTGCTCTGGACGCGGACATTCTGGACATCAGTTATAGCGGCATCCGGGTCAAGCTGAAAAAACCGATTGCCACCGACATGACCGGCAACATCAGAATCAATATGATACTGCCGGAATCGAACGCGCCATTTTGCGTACACGGCATTTTAAAGCATCAAACAGCGGACGACGAGTGTGGCCTGCATTATGTGGATCATATCGACGGCTCCATCGACGATCTGATGTTCGAATGCGTGGAACTCGACGAAACCACGGTACTGATCAAAACCCACTGA